In Primulina eburnea isolate SZY01 chromosome 3, ASM2296580v1, whole genome shotgun sequence, one DNA window encodes the following:
- the LOC140828534 gene encoding germacrene A synthase-like, with protein sequence MALISKDIVRPIDNFAPSLWGDQFLKFTYDDEVAEEYSKEIDLLKDEVKINLTNRESKMVDTINLIDKLERLGISYHFEDEVEQKLEQYFGLNTNYEDEAYDLNTVSLHFRLFRQHGLHLTSEIFNKFKGGDGKFDESFKTDVRGLLSLYEAAHLRKHNEDILEDALVFTTECLKSMAQNLKSPLKKQVEHALMQPLHFGNYRFESYHYISVYEEDEYSRDESLLKFAKLDYNAVQMLHKRELSELSRWWRELNLLSKLPYARDRLVECYFWAVGIYPLHRYSRCRVMLAKIIKMISLIDDTFDAYGTIEELEAFTMAIQRWDFKEADLLPEYMKPLYTAVLKLYGEFKEEVATEERSYVVDYTINALKEQVRSYNVEAKWFIEGYSPPFSEYLSNALTTCTYHLLSNGSLMGMDFATGREFEWLNMMPRMLRACQEICRLVGDISSYKIEKGRGQKSTGIDCYIKENGVTMEEAIKKIDEMVVDAWKDINDIFKKPFPCSKEVLLIILNLARMVDVTYKNYEDGYTEPEKVFKTPHCFHVC encoded by the exons atggcCCTAATTTCAAAGGACATAGTTCGCCCGATAGACAACTTTGCTCCAAGCCTATGGGGGGATCAGTTCTTGAAGTTTACATATGATGATGAG GTAGCAGAAGAATATTCCAAAGAAAtcgatttgttgaaagatgAGGTGAAGATTAATTTGACAAATCGAGAGAGTAAAATGGTGGACACCATAAATTTGATCGATAAACTCGAACGCCTAGGCATATCTTATCACTTTGAAGACGAAGTTGAACAAAAATTGGAGCAATATTTTGGTTTGAATACAAATTACGAAGATGAAGCCTATGACTTAAACACAGTTTCACTTCATTTTAGATTATTCAGGCAACATGGACTTCACTTAACTTCTG AAATTTTTAACAAATTCAAAGGCGGCGATGGGAAGTTCGATGAGTCGTTTAAAACTGATGTGAGGGGCTTGTTGAGCTTGTATGAAGCAGCACATTTGAGAAAGCACAATGAAGATATACTCGAAGATGCACTTGTTTTCACAACTGAGTGTCTCAAGTCTATGGCCCAAAACCTCAAATCACCCCTCAAGAAACAAGTCGAACATGCCCTCATGCAACCGTTACATTTTGGGAATTACAGATTTGAGTCGTACCATTACATCTCTGTCTACGAAGAGGATGAATATTCTAGAGATGAATCACTTCTGAAGTTTGCCAAATTAGACTATAATGCAGTGCAAATGCTCCATAAAAGAGAACTCTCTGAACTCTCGAG GTGGTGGAGAGAGCTGAACCTTTTGTCTAAACTTCCTTATGCTAGAGATAGACTTGTTGAGTGCTATTTTTGGGCTGTGGGAATATATCCTTTGCATAGGTATTCTCGCTGTCGAGTCATGCTGGCGAAAATAATCAAAATGATATCTTTAATCGATGATACATTTGATGCTTATGGTACAATTGAAGAACTAGAGGCCTTTACTATGGCAATTCAAAG GTGGGATTTTAAAGAGGCTGATCTACTACCAGAATATATGAAACCACTTTATACTGCCGTCTTGAAACTCTATGGAGAATTTAAGGAAGAAGTAGCAACAGAAGAAAGATCTTATGTTGTAGATTATACCATAAATGCA TTGAAAGAACAAGTGAGGAGCTACAATGTCGAGGCCAAGTGGTTTATTGAAGGTTATTCGCCACCATTTTCCGAGTACCTTAGCAATGCTCTAACAACTTGCACTTACCACCTTCTTTCGAATGGATCATTAATGGGAATGGATTTTGCCACTGGGAGGGAGTTCGAATGGCTAAATATGATGCCAAGGATGCTTAGAGCATGCCAAGAAATTTGTAGATTAGTCGGTGATATAAGTTCATACAAG ATTGAGAAAGGAAGAGGCCAAAAATCCACCGGCATCGACTGCtacattaaagaaaatggtgtGACAATGGAAGAGGCAATAAAAAAGATTGATGAAATGGTTGTAGATGCATGGAAGGATATTAATGATATTTTCAAGAAACCATTTCCGTGTTCGAAAGAGGTCCTTTTGATAATCCTCAACTTAGCAAGGATGGTAGATGTAACATACAAGAACTATGAAGATGGATATACTGAACCGGAAAAGGTTTTTAAAACCCCTCATTGTTTCCATGTTTGTTGA